One Tachysurus vachellii isolate PV-2020 chromosome 8, HZAU_Pvac_v1, whole genome shotgun sequence genomic window carries:
- the LOC132850649 gene encoding probable G-protein coupled receptor 82 isoform X1: MFPVQYPFYLVVQMAVCSQVVHFNASSCLCQTFTTYLVLPILYSAMFLAGLFGNILSIWVFITKISIKTPTHIYLINLGVSNLILCLTMPFNALYYALSTSWSSSSLKCQLAINVLTPVLHSNIEGSMLILTWLALTRFATLIQHNYGHRPSRCTKFLPGIFLTRLQQTPFAIGMCVGTWAFVLMAIVPTVVVYATVETDRVENSSEQPCYSVPVEVGGSGSQAFAIVGITIFFLCLVLVMSAYIAVIRHINRTKTHRIIPDTQRVLSRVCRNILVIQIVLVICFLPHHTYKAVFIAMVQNDQSGDLLMECHHFSTHIEVKNLLLSLAVLRCSTDPIIYFLLDKMFKRYICGLFRESVSIRDSQLSRTMNELGQLTQCDSGILKGILKHEAASHSKDSNFGPSVPS, translated from the exons ATGTTTCCAGTACA ATACCCCTTCTATCTGGTGGTTCAAATGGCAGTCTGTTCCCAGGTCGTTCACTTTAATGCATCCTCTTGCTTGTGTCAGACGTTCACCACATATCTGGTACTGCCCATTCTTTACAGTGCCATGTTCCTTGCAGGCCTGTTTGGAAATATCCTGTCTATTTGGGTATTCATTACAAAGATTTCCATTAAAACCCCCACTCACATATACCTCATCAACCTGGGGGTCTCAAATCTGATACTATGCCTCACCATGCCATTCAATGCACTCTACTACGCTCTTAGCACCAGCTGGTCTTCATCCAGTCTGAAGTGTCAGTTAGCCATAAATGTCCTGACTccagttcttcactccaacatcGAAGGAAGCATGCTCATTCTCACTTGGCTGGCATTAACTCGCTTTGCTACACTTATCCAGCATAACTATGGTCATCGCCCAAGCAGGTGCACCAAATTCTTGCCTGGGATCTTCTTAACAAGGCTGCAGCAAACTCCATTTGCAATAGGCATGTGTGTAGGAACTTGGGCCTTTGTGCTGATGGCGATTGTTCCCACAGTGGTGGTTTATGCTACggtggagacagacagagtggaAAATAGCAGCGAGCAGCCGTGCTACAGTGTGCCAGTAGAGGTTGGTGGCTCTGGCTCTCAAGCATTTGCCATTGTAGGAATCACAATTTTCTTCCTCTGCCTGGTTTTGGTGATGAGTGCCTACATAGCTGTGATCAGGCACATCAACAGGACAAAAACTCACAGGATCATCCCTGACACACAGAGGGTCTTGTCAAGAGTGTGCCGCAACATTTTGGTCATCCAGATTGTGCTGGTCATTTGTTTCCTTCCACACCACACCTATAAGGCTGTTTTCATTGCCATGGTTCAGAATGATCAGTCTGGAGACCTTCTAATGGAATGCCATCATTTTTCAACACACATAGAGGTTAAGAATCTTCTCCTCAGTCTGGCAGTTCTACGCTGCAGTACAGACCCCATCATTTACTTCCTGCTGGACAAGATGTTTAAGCGGTATATATGTGGTTTGTTTCGAGAAAGTGTTAGCATAAGAGACAGCCAATTGTCCAGGACTATGAATGAATTAGGACAGCTTACGCAGTGTGACAGTGGTATTTTAAAAGGTATTCTAAAACATGAGGCAGCTTCACATTCAAAAGACTCAAACTTTGGACCATCAGTTCCATCATGA
- the LOC132850649 gene encoding probable G-protein coupled receptor 82 isoform X2, translated as MAVCSQVVHFNASSCLCQTFTTYLVLPILYSAMFLAGLFGNILSIWVFITKISIKTPTHIYLINLGVSNLILCLTMPFNALYYALSTSWSSSSLKCQLAINVLTPVLHSNIEGSMLILTWLALTRFATLIQHNYGHRPSRCTKFLPGIFLTRLQQTPFAIGMCVGTWAFVLMAIVPTVVVYATVETDRVENSSEQPCYSVPVEVGGSGSQAFAIVGITIFFLCLVLVMSAYIAVIRHINRTKTHRIIPDTQRVLSRVCRNILVIQIVLVICFLPHHTYKAVFIAMVQNDQSGDLLMECHHFSTHIEVKNLLLSLAVLRCSTDPIIYFLLDKMFKRYICGLFRESVSIRDSQLSRTMNELGQLTQCDSGILKGILKHEAASHSKDSNFGPSVPS; from the coding sequence ATGGCAGTCTGTTCCCAGGTCGTTCACTTTAATGCATCCTCTTGCTTGTGTCAGACGTTCACCACATATCTGGTACTGCCCATTCTTTACAGTGCCATGTTCCTTGCAGGCCTGTTTGGAAATATCCTGTCTATTTGGGTATTCATTACAAAGATTTCCATTAAAACCCCCACTCACATATACCTCATCAACCTGGGGGTCTCAAATCTGATACTATGCCTCACCATGCCATTCAATGCACTCTACTACGCTCTTAGCACCAGCTGGTCTTCATCCAGTCTGAAGTGTCAGTTAGCCATAAATGTCCTGACTccagttcttcactccaacatcGAAGGAAGCATGCTCATTCTCACTTGGCTGGCATTAACTCGCTTTGCTACACTTATCCAGCATAACTATGGTCATCGCCCAAGCAGGTGCACCAAATTCTTGCCTGGGATCTTCTTAACAAGGCTGCAGCAAACTCCATTTGCAATAGGCATGTGTGTAGGAACTTGGGCCTTTGTGCTGATGGCGATTGTTCCCACAGTGGTGGTTTATGCTACggtggagacagacagagtggaAAATAGCAGCGAGCAGCCGTGCTACAGTGTGCCAGTAGAGGTTGGTGGCTCTGGCTCTCAAGCATTTGCCATTGTAGGAATCACAATTTTCTTCCTCTGCCTGGTTTTGGTGATGAGTGCCTACATAGCTGTGATCAGGCACATCAACAGGACAAAAACTCACAGGATCATCCCTGACACACAGAGGGTCTTGTCAAGAGTGTGCCGCAACATTTTGGTCATCCAGATTGTGCTGGTCATTTGTTTCCTTCCACACCACACCTATAAGGCTGTTTTCATTGCCATGGTTCAGAATGATCAGTCTGGAGACCTTCTAATGGAATGCCATCATTTTTCAACACACATAGAGGTTAAGAATCTTCTCCTCAGTCTGGCAGTTCTACGCTGCAGTACAGACCCCATCATTTACTTCCTGCTGGACAAGATGTTTAAGCGGTATATATGTGGTTTGTTTCGAGAAAGTGTTAGCATAAGAGACAGCCAATTGTCCAGGACTATGAATGAATTAGGACAGCTTACGCAGTGTGACAGTGGTATTTTAAAAGGTATTCTAAAACATGAGGCAGCTTCACATTCAAAAGACTCAAACTTTGGACCATCAGTTCCATCATGA